In Helicobacter mastomyrinus, a single genomic region encodes these proteins:
- the gatB gene encoding Asp-tRNA(Asn)/Glu-tRNA(Gln) amidotransferase subunit GatB, which yields MSSYETIIGLEVHVQLNTKTKIFCSCATSFGDEPNKNVCPTCLGLPGALPVLNKEALKKAISFGTAINATINQNSIFARKNYFYPDLPKAYQISQFEIPIVGKGSIEIALDDKTKIIGVTRAHLEEDAGKNIHEDNHSKVDLNRACTPLLEIVSEPDMRSSDEAIAYLKKLHSIVRFLGISDANMQEGSFRCDANVSIRPKDDENLYTRVEIKNLNSFKFIQKAIEYEVERQIEAWENGSYEKEVVQETRLFDTTKGITRSMRGKEEAADYRYFPEPDLLPVHIDKQLMQEAQQIPEMPDEKRARYISDLGIKHYDAGVLTSSLELCVYFESMLERGASAKGALTWLTTELLGRLKGENTLQTCGVDSKTLATLVKRIEEGKISGKSAKQILDVLVEESGGDVDSLIDSMGLAQVNDDGAILSVIESILIANSDKVSEYKSGKDKLFGFFVGQVMKNAKGANPARVNELLKEKLG from the coding sequence ATGTCCAGCTATGAAACAATCATTGGCTTAGAAGTGCATGTCCAGCTTAATACCAAAACAAAAATTTTCTGCTCCTGTGCCACAAGCTTTGGCGATGAGCCTAATAAAAATGTCTGTCCCACCTGCCTAGGACTGCCCGGTGCCCTACCCGTGCTGAATAAAGAAGCTCTAAAAAAGGCTATTTCATTTGGCACTGCCATTAATGCTACGATTAATCAAAATTCCATTTTTGCGCGTAAAAACTACTTTTATCCCGATTTGCCTAAAGCCTATCAAATCAGCCAGTTTGAGATTCCCATCGTGGGTAAAGGCAGCATTGAGATAGCACTTGATGATAAGACAAAGATTATAGGTGTTACTCGCGCCCACCTTGAAGAAGATGCGGGGAAAAATATCCACGAAGATAATCACTCAAAAGTGGATTTAAATCGCGCTTGCACACCTCTGCTAGAGATTGTGAGTGAGCCAGATATGCGAAGTAGTGATGAAGCTATAGCCTATCTTAAAAAGCTCCATTCTATCGTGCGCTTCCTCGGTATAAGCGATGCGAATATGCAGGAGGGGAGCTTTCGATGTGATGCGAATGTCTCTATCCGCCCAAAAGACGATGAAAATCTCTACACCCGCGTAGAGATTAAGAATCTCAATTCCTTTAAGTTTATCCAAAAAGCCATCGAATACGAGGTGGAAAGGCAGATTGAAGCGTGGGAAAATGGTAGCTATGAAAAGGAGGTTGTGCAGGAGACACGCCTTTTTGACACTACTAAGGGTATCACGCGCTCTATGCGAGGCAAGGAGGAAGCAGCTGATTATCGCTATTTCCCCGAGCCTGACTTGCTACCTGTACATATCGACAAGCAGCTTATGCAAGAAGCACAGCAAATCCCTGAAATGCCCGATGAAAAAAGGGCAAGATACATCAGCGACTTAGGCATTAAACACTACGATGCGGGAGTGCTAACAAGTAGCCTTGAGCTATGTGTATATTTTGAATCTATGCTTGAGAGGGGTGCAAGCGCTAAAGGTGCGCTTACTTGGCTTACCACAGAGCTTTTAGGGCGATTAAAGGGAGAGAACACATTGCAAACTTGTGGGGTGGATTCTAAAACTTTAGCTACACTTGTTAAACGCATTGAGGAGGGCAAAATCAGTGGCAAAAGTGCGAAGCAAATCCTAGATGTGCTTGTAGAAGAGAGTGGCGGTGATGTGGATAGTCTCATAGATTCTATGGGATTAGCACAAGTCAATGATGATGGTGCGATTTTAAGCGTTATAGAATCTATCCTTATAGCCAATTCCGATAAAGTGAGCGAATACAAAAGCGGCAAAGACAAGCTCTTTGGCTTCTTTGTGGGGCAAGTGATGAAAAATGCCAAAGGCGCAAACCCCGCCCGTGTCAATGAACTCTTAAAAGAAAAATTAGGATAG
- a CDS encoding helicase-related protein, with protein sequence MHPTQSTFSQTHSSRPQNPSTTNAYDTLESIRILVGLDVDLLLYELSQKGFDPAHQNKRFRDSFIQNQAQTLEIEDYTQDVETSFALLQDLLKSNKIQIRIVREKNVHAKFYVFSSSPIQSHTHDAKLYNGSLIVGSSNLTYNGLEKNYEVNLLTTESNDITYALSEFNRLWDNAVLITAQDIQSCTTQSYLPILSPKDLYYKLLLSHFGEESLTTDNSIESLFKGYTAYNYQIHAIQEGIAKLKKYNGFFLSDVVGLGKTLIASIIAQKCRKDGIIKGKILIITPPALKKSWKKHFDDIHITNYDITTHDSLHKLSKDEIAQIELIIIDESHNFRTSKTNRYQALQNLCKTPYHVPTSFENRKIMLLSATPQNNSPEDIKNQVYLFCNPRHSGIEGVENLEHFFSPLIKQFNAIKTELKKLYQQKPSPKDQIQEQHKKLEEINSTLREKLLTHIMIRRTRGDIQALYIDDMKAQNLKFPRIEKPKDLTYDLDSISKHLATHTLTILNFDEGDKNQSGFTYARYLIFPHLTGIGRQKYMKAYGREGADGEDFLMKSTHQLQQFIKQILFKRFDSSIAAFKSTLEKQITSHNVLLRMFANKHIYIPKYYDNRDKLYEAVLSENDEDLEKFLEEREDDFIALEVEDFTPNFTLKLEKDKALLQNLLLQWQQVEIDPKLDVLKDFLNVNQHHKMVLFTEAKTTADYLEDTLKNSVFKDRILNISAANKDSLEDDIRANFDANYPKEWQKDDYSLIVSTDVLAEGVNLHRADIIINYDTPYNATRLMQRIGRINRIGTSFEFIHIYNFKPTHLANEIININAIAHSKIQSFHFALGEDSAIYDENEIVESKQLYNLINQSNQEQSKDTEYLKDLRKLHDKDPKAFMRIKALPLKSRSIIESTQNESYAYIAHTHTPHKTQATRFYPYHIATNTQSLINEPEVSSSDFYSIADFLKAHFNAKILKPTQEQLKEHYSHINAALKRHEQDLKDKPELNAQENKLNPKDRQAIAKIRYCKELDESVRESLINALKNGSHTHLSKEIVKTQDENLAQTLKDLAEKYALAANTNEYNQDSSIYTPPQIQLSISTFTKGNKNE encoded by the coding sequence ATGCACCCTACCCAAAGCACATTTTCACAAACACACTCTTCTCGACCCCAAAACCCCAGCACTACAAATGCCTATGACACACTAGAGAGTATCCGCATTCTTGTGGGGCTTGATGTGGATTTGCTGCTTTATGAGCTATCGCAAAAAGGTTTTGACCCAGCCCACCAAAATAAAAGATTCCGCGATTCTTTTATCCAAAATCAAGCCCAAACGCTAGAGATCGAGGACTACACACAAGATGTAGAGACATCTTTTGCCCTTTTGCAAGACCTCCTAAAGTCTAATAAGATTCAAATCCGCATAGTAAGAGAGAAAAATGTCCATGCAAAATTCTATGTCTTCTCTTCATCTCCTATCCAAAGCCACACGCACGATGCCAAACTCTATAATGGCTCTCTTATCGTAGGCAGCTCCAATCTCACATATAATGGATTAGAGAAAAATTACGAGGTGAATCTCCTCACTACCGAATCCAATGACATCACTTACGCCTTAAGCGAATTTAATAGGCTATGGGACAACGCCGTGCTAATCACCGCCCAAGATATACAATCCTGCACTACTCAAAGCTATCTGCCGATCCTCTCCCCCAAAGACCTATACTACAAGCTGCTTTTAAGCCACTTTGGAGAGGAAAGCCTCACAACAGATAATTCCATAGAATCGCTTTTCAAAGGCTATACCGCCTATAACTACCAAATCCACGCCATTCAAGAGGGCATAGCTAAACTCAAAAAATACAATGGCTTTTTCTTAAGCGATGTAGTAGGGCTTGGCAAAACCCTCATCGCCTCTATCATCGCACAAAAATGTCGCAAAGATGGGATTATCAAGGGCAAGATTCTCATCATCACCCCTCCTGCCCTCAAAAAATCGTGGAAAAAACATTTTGATGATATTCATATTACAAATTACGATATTACCACACACGATAGCCTCCATAAACTAAGCAAAGATGAAATAGCACAAATCGAGCTTATTATCATCGATGAAAGCCATAATTTCCGCACAAGCAAAACCAATCGCTATCAGGCATTACAGAATCTTTGCAAAACCCCCTATCACGTACCGACATCATTTGAAAACAGAAAGATTATGCTGCTCTCTGCCACCCCGCAAAATAACTCCCCAGAGGATATTAAAAATCAAGTGTATCTCTTTTGCAATCCCCGCCACTCAGGCATTGAGGGTGTGGAGAATCTAGAACATTTCTTTAGTCCGCTTATAAAACAATTTAATGCGATTAAAACAGAGCTAAAAAAACTCTACCAGCAAAAACCTAGCCCCAAAGATCAAATACAAGAACAACACAAAAAGCTAGAAGAAATCAATAGCACCCTGCGTGAGAAGCTCCTTACTCATATTATGATTCGCCGCACGAGGGGCGATATACAAGCCCTCTATATAGATGATATGAAAGCTCAAAATCTTAAGTTTCCCCGCATAGAAAAGCCTAAAGATTTAACCTATGACCTAGATTCTATCTCCAAGCATTTAGCGACCCATACGCTTACGATACTTAATTTCGATGAGGGAGATAAAAATCAAAGCGGTTTTACCTATGCACGTTATTTGATTTTCCCTCATCTTACAGGCATTGGGCGACAAAAATATATGAAAGCCTATGGGCGAGAGGGAGCAGATGGCGAAGATTTCCTTATGAAATCCACTCATCAATTACAGCAATTCATTAAGCAGATTCTATTCAAACGTTTTGATTCTAGCATTGCCGCCTTCAAATCCACACTAGAGAAACAAATCACTTCCCATAATGTGCTGCTTAGAATGTTTGCGAACAAGCACATCTATATCCCTAAATACTATGATAATCGCGATAAGCTTTATGAAGCTGTGTTAAGTGAAAATGATGAGGATTTAGAAAAATTTTTAGAAGAGAGGGAAGATGACTTTATAGCTTTAGAAGTAGAAGATTTTACGCCAAATTTTACCCTTAAGCTAGAAAAAGACAAAGCCCTTTTGCAGAATCTGCTCTTACAATGGCAGCAGGTGGAGATTGACCCAAAGCTTGATGTTTTAAAAGATTTTTTAAATGTCAATCAACATCATAAAATGGTGCTTTTCACAGAGGCAAAGACCACAGCAGACTACCTTGAGGATACACTTAAAAATAGTGTATTTAAGGATAGAATCTTAAATATAAGTGCGGCAAATAAAGACAGCTTAGAAGATGATATTAGGGCTAATTTTGATGCCAATTATCCTAAAGAGTGGCAAAAAGATGATTATTCACTCATTGTAAGCACAGATGTTTTGGCAGAGGGCGTGAATCTCCACCGCGCAGATATTATCATTAACTATGACACACCCTACAATGCCACAAGATTAATGCAGCGAATTGGACGTATAAACCGCATAGGGACGAGCTTTGAATTTATACATATCTATAACTTCAAGCCCACGCATTTAGCTAATGAGATTATCAATATTAATGCTATTGCTCACAGCAAAATACAAAGCTTTCATTTTGCCTTGGGCGAGGATTCTGCGATTTATGATGAAAATGAAATCGTAGAAAGCAAACAGCTCTACAACCTCATCAATCAAAGCAACCAAGAGCAGAGCAAGGACACCGAATATCTCAAAGACTTGCGAAAGCTGCACGATAAAGACCCAAAGGCATTTATGCGTATCAAAGCCCTGCCGCTAAAATCCCGCTCTATTATAGAATCTACCCAAAATGAGAGCTATGCCTACATTGCCCATACGCACACGCCACATAAAACTCAAGCAACAAGATTCTATCCCTATCACATCGCTACAAATACTCAAAGCCTCATAAACGAGCCAGAAGTAAGCAGTAGCGACTTTTATAGCATAGCCGATTTTCTCAAAGCACATTTTAATGCCAAGATTCTAAAGCCTACGCAAGAGCAGTTAAAAGAACATTACAGCCACATCAACGCCGCATTAAAACGCCACGAGCAAGACCTGAAAGATAAGCCAGAGCTTAACGCGCAAGAAAACAAGCTAAATCCAAAGGATAGGCAAGCTATTGCCAAGATTCGCTATTGCAAAGAGTTAGATGAGAGCGTGAGAGAATCTTTGATAAATGCCCTTAAAAATGGCAGTCATACACATTTATCCAAAGAAATTGTAAAGACACAAGATGAGAATCTCGCCCAAACCCTTAAAGACCTGGCAGAAAAATATGCCCTTGCCGCAAATACCAATGAATACAATCAAGATTCTAGCATTTACACCCCGCCGCAGATTCAATTAAGCATTAGCACTTTTACCAAAGGCAACAAAAATGAGTAA
- a CDS encoding NAD(P)H-dependent glycerol-3-phosphate dehydrogenase, translating to MKTISVFGGGAWGRALAFALAEKNQVQIISRRDITSLLTPLNEKLQINNHLPIVQIPHLEALEADYFVMAIATSALREWLAYAKLPQGIKILCASKGIESGSGAFVSDIMEESIAHKNIAYLGGPSFAYEVVQSLPCALVIHSRNLVLGREFGALMPHFIKTYVSPDVVGGEVAGAYKNVIAIAGGICDGLRFGANAKASLIARGLVEMSRFGEHFGAKMETFLGLSGAGDLFLTSHSTMSRNYRVGLGLAEQKSIEEILKELGEVAEGVITAKAITEIGQRENIYTPIAREISLIIEGKSVKESWKTLMS from the coding sequence ATGAAGACAATCAGTGTATTTGGTGGAGGAGCTTGGGGGAGGGCTTTAGCCTTTGCATTAGCTGAAAAAAATCAAGTGCAAATCATTTCAAGACGTGATATTACCTCCTTGCTTACCCCACTTAACGAAAAACTACAAATAAATAATCATTTACCAATTGTGCAGATTCCTCATCTTGAGGCATTAGAGGCAGATTATTTTGTAATGGCGATTGCCACAAGCGCTTTGCGGGAATGGCTTGCTTATGCTAAGTTGCCACAGGGGATTAAGATTCTCTGTGCGAGTAAGGGTATAGAATCTGGTAGCGGGGCGTTTGTAAGTGATATTATGGAGGAGAGCATAGCGCATAAAAATATTGCTTATTTAGGTGGGCCTAGTTTTGCTTATGAGGTGGTGCAGTCTCTGCCTTGTGCACTTGTGATACATTCTCGCAATCTTGTGCTAGGCCGTGAATTTGGGGCATTAATGCCACATTTTATTAAAACGTATGTAAGCCCTGATGTTGTGGGTGGTGAAGTGGCTGGAGCGTATAAAAATGTGATAGCCATAGCAGGGGGGATTTGTGATGGATTACGCTTTGGTGCAAATGCTAAGGCTTCGCTCATTGCGCGCGGATTGGTAGAAATGAGTAGATTTGGGGAGCATTTTGGTGCGAAAATGGAGACATTTTTAGGGCTTTCTGGGGCGGGAGATTTGTTTCTTACTTCTCATTCTACGATGTCCCGAAATTATCGTGTGGGGCTAGGTTTAGCAGAGCAAAAGAGTATTGAAGAGATTCTAAAAGAGCTTGGTGAAGTGGCTGAAGGTGTGATTACTGCAAAAGCTATTACAGAAATAGGGCAAAGGGAAAATATTTATACACCGATTGCTAGAGAGATTAGTTTGATTATAGAAGGAAAAAGTGTTAAAGAGAGTT
- a CDS encoding Eco57I restriction-modification methylase domain-containing protein, which produces MSALDTFLTQPYDYEHFKDFIIESFGSKAQNIKTEQPHLYKAGNIIKSYAKLCEPILLESDELGIFAFETQSIDAKVTLHKELSSIIKNNALDMSAILAVFYDKNDKENFRLSLVTQGYDYNLNKPAFSNPRRFSFTLGENAKIKTAKEQLQKFINTKDKSLNTLQEAFSVEPVTKEFYAKYKGLYENLSQKLSANHVVLNVLNGYEGLSETKAINAFVKKLLRRIVFLYFLQKKGWLGVAQNASYGEGDKSFLFSLFSKATQNNESFYTKYLCPLFFETLNSKRKNDYSPHFDCKIPFLNGGLFEEYKDKQGKGIETNFILAQSLENTDFKAIFDVFENYNFTIEESTPDNQEIGIDPEMLGKVFENLIDYNKSSGAFYTPREIVHFMCKNVLTRTLQERILHDESHLTQDTESPHAHKDSLYNFIFYKQSDDFIVQNAKQLTQAITSLKILDPAIGSGAFPMGMLSEILEALHTLNPSLQKQDLARYKREIIEQQIYGIDIDADAIEIAKLRFWLSIAVDEDTPSPLPNLDFKFMQGNALIESINGIEIIPSDLNAPQHQKNLLGKDENASLFDKSQTHKLEALFLQYYEPNAQKAQLKAEILAIMKEAFDERIKQIDENIQSIKANPAIKPKERAKQQEKILQYESFKHDLDTLLKDYEEHNFHTDKLFLYRFFFAPIFAQGGFDIVIGNPPYIRQEKIPNKQSLLNAFQNFQLEKFKGKSYNLANSSADIFTYFYVKSLDLLKNEGFLSFITSNKWCRAGYGKNLREFILDFKLDSHYDFNGVKIFESAQVDTAITTLQYMPNKNYALCFLSFTKEDNDISEVIKNKQWLIPQDSLSTDSFIFTSPEITALKAKIEKIGTPLKEWDISIYRGILTGYNEAFIIDSAKRDEILRNCVSENERQRTSELIKPILRGRDIKRYSYEWAGLWIIFISWHFPNTQNPKSIEENEADLAEQYPSLYNHLLYHKEKLSKRNKDETGIRYEWYCLQRYGANYYQEFEKEKIVWNPVSGEYFFTHIKETMYFNNSLFMMTIGNTSLQGVSETNNEAMKSHQSHEVPPLEASSGVWGVKGGIRGATSQFKPPCPPLKKMNDKLLYILGLMNSTLYKWLITQMTNLVETGKYAYGAKDKIEQLPIPQITESNKPLCDEIIKCVDKILEIKAKDSALDTSKLESKLDSLVYKLYNLTNDEIRLIL; this is translated from the coding sequence ATGAGCGCACTTGATACATTTTTAACCCAGCCCTATGACTACGAGCATTTTAAAGATTTCATCATAGAATCTTTTGGCAGCAAAGCCCAAAATATTAAAACAGAACAGCCACATCTCTACAAAGCAGGCAACATCATCAAATCCTACGCAAAACTATGTGAGCCAATCCTATTAGAATCCGATGAATTAGGTATATTTGCCTTTGAAACACAGAGTATAGACGCCAAGGTAACACTACATAAAGAACTTAGCTCTATCATCAAGAACAATGCGCTAGATATGAGTGCCATCTTGGCAGTTTTCTACGATAAAAATGATAAAGAAAATTTCCGCTTAAGCCTTGTAACGCAAGGCTATGACTATAACCTCAATAAACCCGCTTTCTCTAATCCCCGCCGCTTTAGCTTCACACTAGGAGAAAATGCTAAAATTAAAACGGCAAAAGAGCAGCTGCAAAAATTCATAAATACCAAAGATAAAAGCCTAAACACACTCCAAGAAGCCTTTAGCGTAGAGCCTGTTACAAAAGAATTTTACGCAAAATACAAGGGGCTTTATGAAAATTTAAGTCAAAAGCTTTCTGCTAATCACGTTGTCTTGAATGTACTCAATGGCTATGAGGGGCTAAGCGAGACTAAAGCTATCAATGCCTTTGTCAAAAAACTTCTAAGGCGCATTGTGTTTTTATACTTTTTGCAAAAAAAGGGTTGGTTAGGCGTAGCACAAAATGCTTCTTATGGAGAGGGCGATAAAAGCTTTTTGTTTTCACTTTTTAGCAAAGCCACCCAAAATAATGAATCCTTTTATACAAAATACCTTTGCCCTTTATTTTTTGAGACACTTAATTCAAAGCGCAAAAACGACTATTCACCCCACTTTGATTGTAAGATTCCATTCCTTAATGGTGGGCTTTTTGAAGAGTATAAAGACAAGCAAGGTAAGGGCATAGAGACAAACTTTATCCTCGCACAAAGCCTAGAAAATACTGATTTTAAAGCAATTTTTGATGTATTTGAAAACTATAATTTTACGATTGAAGAATCCACCCCGGATAATCAAGAAATCGGTATTGACCCAGAAATGCTAGGCAAAGTGTTTGAAAACCTCATTGATTATAATAAATCAAGTGGGGCTTTTTACACGCCTAGAGAAATTGTGCATTTTATGTGCAAAAATGTCCTAACCCGCACATTACAGGAGAGAATCTTGCACGATGAATCTCACCTCACACAAGATACAGAATCTCCACACGCACACAAAGATTCACTCTATAACTTTATTTTTTATAAGCAAAGCGATGATTTTATTGTACAAAATGCGAAACAATTAACACAAGCTATCACATCGCTTAAAATCCTAGACCCAGCTATTGGAAGTGGTGCTTTCCCAATGGGAATGCTAAGCGAGATACTAGAGGCTCTGCATACACTCAATCCCTCTTTGCAAAAGCAAGACTTAGCAAGATATAAGCGCGAGATTATAGAGCAGCAAATCTATGGAATCGACATTGATGCTGATGCGATTGAGATAGCAAAACTCCGCTTTTGGCTCTCAATCGCCGTAGATGAGGATACGCCTAGTCCACTTCCAAACCTTGACTTTAAATTTATGCAGGGCAATGCTCTTATAGAAAGCATTAATGGCATTGAAATTATTCCAAGTGATTTGAATGCACCACAACATCAAAAAAATCTCTTAGGTAAAGATGAAAACGCGTCTTTATTTGACAAATCACAAACTCATAAGCTAGAAGCACTTTTTCTGCAATACTATGAGCCAAATGCACAAAAAGCACAACTCAAAGCAGAGATTTTAGCGATAATGAAAGAAGCCTTTGATGAGCGTATCAAGCAAATTGATGAGAATATTCAAAGCATAAAGGCAAATCCAGCTATCAAACCAAAAGAAAGAGCCAAACAGCAAGAAAAAATACTTCAATACGAATCTTTTAAACACGATTTAGACACACTCCTTAAAGACTATGAAGAGCATAACTTCCACACCGACAAGCTTTTTTTATATCGTTTCTTTTTTGCACCCATTTTCGCACAAGGGGGCTTTGATATTGTGATTGGCAATCCGCCGTATATTAGACAAGAAAAGATTCCTAATAAACAATCTCTACTTAATGCGTTTCAAAACTTTCAACTTGAAAAATTTAAAGGCAAATCCTACAACCTTGCCAATTCAAGCGCAGATATTTTCACTTACTTTTATGTTAAAAGTTTAGATTTATTAAAAAATGAAGGATTCTTAAGCTTTATTACAAGTAACAAATGGTGCAGAGCAGGATATGGAAAAAATTTAAGAGAGTTTATCCTTGATTTTAAACTTGATTCACATTATGATTTTAATGGTGTGAAAATCTTTGAATCCGCCCAAGTAGATACAGCTATCACTACTCTGCAATATATGCCAAACAAAAACTATGCTTTATGCTTTTTAAGTTTCACAAAAGAAGACAATGATATAAGCGAAGTAATTAAAAACAAACAATGGCTTATCCCCCAAGATTCCCTAAGCACGGATTCCTTTATTTTCACAAGCCCAGAAATTACAGCCCTTAAAGCAAAGATTGAAAAAATCGGCACACCATTAAAAGAGTGGGATATTTCTATATATCGTGGAATCTTAACAGGCTATAACGAAGCTTTTATTATAGATTCTGCAAAAAGAGATGAGATTTTAAGGAATTGTGTGAGTGAAAATGAAAGGCAAAGGACAAGTGAGCTTATCAAGCCCATTTTGCGTGGTAGAGATATTAAGCGGTATAGCTATGAGTGGGCAGGATTGTGGATAATTTTTATATCTTGGCATTTTCCAAATACACAGAATCCAAAATCAATAGAAGAGAATGAAGCCGACTTAGCAGAGCAATACCCAAGTCTTTATAACCATCTCTTATATCACAAAGAAAAATTATCAAAACGCAATAAAGATGAAACGGGAATCCGCTATGAATGGTATTGCTTACAACGATATGGTGCAAACTATTACCAAGAGTTTGAAAAAGAAAAGATTGTGTGGAATCCTGTAAGTGGAGAGTATTTTTTTACCCATATTAAAGAAACAATGTATTTTAACAACTCGCTTTTTATGATGACAATAGGGAATACATCATTGCAAGGCGTGAGTGAAACGAACAACGAAGCAATGAAATCTCATCAATCGCACGAAGTGCCACCGCTTGAAGCGTCGTCGGGGGTTTGGGGGGTTAAAGGGGGGATAAGGGGAGCGACTTCGCAATTCAAGCCCCCTTGTCCCCCCTTAAAAAAAATGAATGACAAATTGCTTTACATTCTAGGGCTTATGAATAGCACATTGTATAAATGGCTTATCACGCAAATGACAAATTTAGTAGAAACAGGAAAATACGCTTATGGTGCTAAAGATAAGATAGAGCAACTCCCTATCCCACAAATCACAGAATCTAATAAGCCCTTGTGCGATGAGATTATAAAATGTGTAGATAAAATCCTAGAAATTAAAGCAAAAGATTCTGCCCTTGACACAAGCAAGTTAGAATCTAAACTTGACTCTTTAGTCTATAAACTCTACAATCTCACAAATGATGAGATAAGGCTTATACTATGA